Part of the Pseudodesulfovibrio hydrargyri genome is shown below.
ACAGGTCGGTACAGGCCTCGTACATCTGCCGGGCGGTGGTCACCGAGACCACGGCCATGTCGCAGGGGAAAGTCAGTCCGGTGGGCCCGGCCACCACGGTCACGTCGGCCCCGCGCAGATACGCGGCCACGGCCACGCACGCACCCATGGTCCCGCTGGACGGGTTGGACCAGAAGCGGACCGCGTCCCAGGGCTCGCGAGTGGGCCCCAGGGTGACCAGGACCTGTTTGCCCGCCATATCCCGGGGGGCGAGGGCCTTGAGGGTGGCCAGGAAAATCTCGTCCAGCGGGGCCAGGCGCCCGGTGCCGATATCGCCGCAGGCCACGGAACCGGCCTCCGGAAAGACGCGGATATAACCGAGTTCGCCGAGCATCTCCCAATTGCGCTGGGTGGCCGGTGCCGCCCACATGCGCGGGTTCATGGCCGGTGCCACGATCTTGGGTCCGGGGAAGGCCAGGGCCTGGCAGGAAAGCATGTCGTCGGCCAGACCGAAGGCGAGCTTGGCCAGGATATTGGCCGTGGCCGGAGCAATAAGCATCGCGTCGGCGGCCTGGCCCGGTTCGAGATGAGCGAAGGCGGTGTCCGCATCCGGCGTCTCGCTGAACATGCCGGTATAGACCGGGGACGCGCCCAGCGCCTCGAAGGAGAGCGGAGTGACGAACCTTACGGCCGCATCGGTCAGCGTGGCCGAGACCATGCAGTCCGCCTGTTGCAGGGAGCGCACCAGGTCGATGGCCTTGAACGCGGCGATGGACCCGGTCACGCCCAGATGGACGCGCTTGCCCATGAATCCGGCAAAGCCGTAGTGGGGCTGCATGCTACTTTCTCTTCGAGTCGCCGGAGTCCTTGACCTCCACGGCGAAAATGGTCGTGGTGGACGAAGCGAAGGTGTCGTCGATCTCGATGACGCAACTCTTGTTGTACTTCTCGAACGTCAGGAACTGAACCGAGCTGGCCTTGTTGTTGGACATCAGGGTCCAGTTGTCCTTGGTCATGTTGTTGATGAAGTACTGAACCAATTCCGGAATCTCCACGCGGCCCTTGAATTTCATGATCGAGGCCCTGAACTTGGTGTTGTCCAGCTTGTAGGACCCCTCGTTCTGGTAATCGATCTCCTTGGGGATCATGATGTCGTCGAAATCGAGGTAGTAGTCCGGCTCC
Proteins encoded:
- the coaBC gene encoding bifunctional phosphopantothenoylcysteine decarboxylase/phosphopantothenate--cysteine ligase CoaBC; translation: MQPHYGFAGFMGKRVHLGVTGSIAAFKAIDLVRSLQQADCMVSATLTDAAVRFVTPLSFEALGASPVYTGMFSETPDADTAFAHLEPGQAADAMLIAPATANILAKLAFGLADDMLSCQALAFPGPKIVAPAMNPRMWAAPATQRNWEMLGELGYIRVFPEAGSVACGDIGTGRLAPLDEIFLATLKALAPRDMAGKQVLVTLGPTREPWDAVRFWSNPSSGTMGACVAVAAYLRGADVTVVAGPTGLTFPCDMAVVSVTTARQMYEACTDLWPSMDMACLTAAVADYRPVPFGESKFKKSTSAGAGITVEFETNPDILKSLGESKRDGQKLIGFAAETDNIREEAARKLAAKNLDLIAANNIGKAGSGFGVATNEMFVLDAKGRKEQWPQLPKTEVAWRLWDHLLLD